In one window of Sediminispirochaeta bajacaliforniensis DSM 16054 DNA:
- the rplI gene encoding 50S ribosomal protein L9 — protein sequence MSGTKVILNQDVYNLGEEGDVCEVAKGYARNYLIPKKLAVPYSKETVAIFESRREAIEKRKEEKRRSALGLKGQLEGASIVLSMTAGDSGKLFGSVTNTMVVEELKKMGIEVEKKKVEVPSSAIKMLGDYTIRVKLYENEVAEVKLTVKDVHAKKEEAEAKEAAARKAVQEVFEESEIDDEDSIEDEVDEEEEVSDEEE from the coding sequence ATGAGCGGAACAAAGGTTATTCTGAACCAGGATGTCTATAACCTCGGAGAAGAGGGGGATGTCTGTGAAGTTGCCAAGGGATACGCCCGGAATTACCTTATCCCCAAAAAGCTTGCCGTTCCCTATAGTAAAGAAACGGTAGCGATTTTTGAGAGTCGCAGAGAGGCGATTGAGAAGCGCAAGGAAGAGAAACGACGGAGTGCTCTCGGCCTGAAGGGGCAGCTTGAGGGAGCCAGCATTGTTCTTTCCATGACTGCCGGTGATTCCGGAAAGCTTTTTGGTTCGGTAACCAACACCATGGTGGTGGAAGAGCTGAAAAAGATGGGCATTGAGGTCGAAAAGAAAAAGGTTGAGGTTCCCAGCAGTGCAATCAAGATGCTTGGTGACTATACCATTCGTGTGAAGCTCTATGAAAATGAGGTCGCCGAAGTAAAGTTGACTGTCAAAGATGTTCATGCCAAGAAAGAGGAGGCCGAGGCAAAAGAGGCGGCCGCCCGGAAAGCTGTTCAAGAAGTCTTTGAGGAAAGCGAAATTGACGATGAGGACAGCATAGAAGATGAAGTTGATGAGGAAGAGGA